In a genomic window of Trichoderma atroviride chromosome 4, complete sequence:
- a CDS encoding uncharacterized protein (EggNog:ENOG41~CAZy:CE10~MEROPS:MER0034665), translating into MVITKKESEYVPADPNFKPLPQFGHFGELDPEYAKLRPVMNTMMEGLWQPETSLEDFRKAWLNDTPAPEDYPTEGRDVLTKTRMIPTRDGTEIEIKLYMAKNKSPGSSMVLRYHGGGWVVGGHCTEHLENLMIAAWTNSVVVSIDYRQAPEHRFPYALNDCFDALIWCRDNAASIGADASKIILNGSSAGGNLASVVALMARDEGFQGIVAQILSFPVTCHPKFFPKEAYEMGSYQQNCNDSVVTAARMEWFWDLYVPEPKDNWRYSPLLAQSLKDLPPALIVAAGCDIHRDEAIAYAEKLQQEGVDTDLKVYKGMPHCFYMLQTHPQTADYYKRIIEFVKKFSG; encoded by the exons ATGGTTATCACTAAGAAAGAGAGCGAATATGTCCCCGCGGATCCCAACTTTAAGCCCCTACCCCAGTTCGGCCATTTCGGTGAACTAGATCCGGAGTACGCAAAGCTCAGGCCCGTGATGAACACCATGATGGAAGGTTTGTGGCAACCTGAGACGTCTTTGGAAGATTTTCGCAAAGCCTGGCTCAATGATACGCCGGCGCCTGAGGATTACCCTACAGAGGGCAGGGATGTCCTCACTAAGACGCGGATGATCCCGACACGGGATGGTACCGAGATTGAGATTAAGTTGTACATGGCCAAAAATAAGAGTCCTGGCTCTTCAATGGTTCTACGCTACCATGGCGGTGGGTGGGTTGTTGGTGGGCATTGTACTGAACACCTCGAAAATCTCATGATTGCTGCATGGACGAATTCAGTGGTGGTCAGTATCGACTACAGACA GGCGCCCGAGCATAGGTTTCCGTATGCACTCAACGACTGCTTCGATGCACTAATATGG TGCCGCGATAATGCTGCTTCCATCGGTGCTGATGCATCCAAGATAATTCTCAACGGAAGTAGTGCTGGTGGAAATCTA GCCAGTGTTGTCGCTCTCATGGCCCGAGACGAAGGATTCCAGGGTATCGTAGCCCAGATACTTTCATTCCCAGTAACTTGCCATCCCAAGTTCTTTCCAAAAGAAGCGTACGAGATGGGCAGCTACCAGCAAAACTGCAATGATAGCGTTGTGACTGCTGCCCGTATGGAATGGTTTTGGGACTTGTATGTGCCAGAGCCGAAAGACAACTGGCGCTACTCACCGTTGCTTGCGCAGTCCCTGAAAGATTTACCACCAGCGT TAATTGTGGCTGCGGGATGCGATATTCATCGGGACGAGGCAATTGCCTACGCAGAGAAGTTGCAACAAGAGGGTGTTGATACAGACTTAAAGGTGTACAAAGGAATGCCGCATTGTTTCTATATGCTTCAAACGCATCCACAGACAGCAGACTActataaaagaattatagAGTTTGTTAAGAAATTCTCTGGCTAA
- a CDS encoding uncharacterized protein (EggNog:ENOG41~SECRETED:SignalP(1-19)), whose product MQFTKTFIAALFAASNVAAAPTPADKSMMANAPQWTIENLKRTCDTANTSCTWTFAVDTHLAAATSCTYVVKAAKDASQATGGPVTCGSYTVTSSWSGQFGPGNGFTTLAVVDNSKKLIVWPAYTDVQVQSGKVVSPNQSYAPASLP is encoded by the coding sequence ATGCAGTTCACCAAGACCTTCATCGCCGCCCTCTTCGCAGCCTCCAATGTCGCCGCTGCTCCTACTCCTGCCGACAAGTCTATGATGGCCAACGCCCCTCAGTGGACAATTGAGAATCTCAAGCGCACGTGCGATACTGCCAACACCTCATGCACCTGGACATTCGCTGTCGACAcccatcttgctgctgccacatCTTGCACATACGTTGTCAAGGCGGCCAAGGATGCCTCTCAGGCCACCGGAGGCCCTGTCACCTGCGGATCTTACACGGTCACATCCAGCTGGAGCGGTCAATTCGGTCCTGGTAACGGCTTTACCACTCTCGCTGTTGTCGACAACTCGAAGAAGCTCATTGTCTGGCCCGCCTACACCGACGTTCAGGTCCAAAGCGGCAAGGTTGTGTCGCCCAACCAGAGCTACGCCCCTGCCAGCCTGCCATAG
- a CDS encoding uncharacterized protein (EggNog:ENOG41) gives MSAKRVIAVLGSTGNQGGSVAKIFLNDPKLKKDWTVRAITRDITKDSAKKLESRGAELFAANINDGSSLAKAFSGAAAVFAVTNYWETMSKEGEEQQGRTIVDAAKSAQVQHFIYSSLIDVAKATNGKLAKVYHFDSKAAVEQYARDSGIPATFFQPGFFMSNLPGQMLSQESPDKPWTLALPTPETAPFPMFDAEADTGKFVKAIVLKREEVLGKRVLGATVYQTPAEMLADFKAAFPNAGKDAKFFSLPHEMFTAALKGKGMPDFAAEELLQNFRLMDEGGYFAGEKLDWSLSLLEDKPTTWLEHLKAAKAFRGLN, from the exons ATGTCTGCCAAGAGAGTTATTGCAGTGCTCGGTTCAACTGGCAACCAGGGTGGCTCCGTTGCCAAAATCTTCCTGAATGACCCTAAACTCAAGAAAGACTGGACCGTCCGCGCTATAACCCGAGATATCACCAAAGACTCTGCGAAGAAACTTGAAAGTCGAGGCGCTGAGCTTTTTGCT GCGAATATTAATGATGGCAGTTCATTAGCCAAAGCCTTTTCTGGGGCTGCAGCGGTTTTTGCTGTCACAAACTACTGGGAAACGATGAGCAAGGAAGGTGAAGAACAACAAGGCAGGACAATTGTGGATGCTGCAAAG AGTGCTCAAGTACAGCACTTCATTTACAGTTCGCTTATCGATGTGGCTAAAG CTACTAATGGTAAACTGGCCAAAGTCTACCATTTCGATAGCAAGGCCGCGGTTGAGCAATATGCTCGTGACTCCGGAATTCCAGCGACCTTTTTCCAGCCTGGTTTCTTCATGTCAAATCTCCCTGGACAGATGCTCTCTCAAGAGTCGCCGGATAAGCCGTGGACACTCGCACTTCCTACTCCAGAAACAGCGCCATTCCCAATGTTTGACGCTGAGGCTGATACGGGAAAGtttgtcaaggccatcgtACTGAAGCGAGAAGAGGTCCTGGGCAAGCGTGTGCTTGGTGCCACAGTATACCAGACTCCTGCCGAAATGCTCGCTGACTTCAAGGCTGCCTTCCCCAACGCTGGCAAAGATGCTAagttcttttctctcccccaCGAGATGTTCACAGCTGCATTGAAGGGAAAGGGCATGCCGGACTTTGCAGCTGAGGAACTTTTGCAAAACTTCCGTTTAATGGATGAGGGTGGCTACTTTGCGGGGGAGAAATTAGATTGGAGCTTGTCTCTTCTCGAAGACAAGCCGACAACTTGGCTGGAGCATCTgaaagcagcaaaggcatTCCGGGGCCTCAACTAG
- a CDS encoding uncharacterized protein (EggNog:ENOG41), with protein MTDNKPSVTLGKRPSNWVPLLDEPLRQERKLRVVCVGGGWSGMTLAHKLTHELKWDYFIDLQIYEKNPDLGGTWYENRYPGAACDVPAHIYVFPFESNPNWTTFYADSPEIWQCMKDTAKKWDLERHMLFNSKVIDSIWDECSGKWRLKVDHHGEVIQDECDVLINATGFLHKWSWPNIQGLHNFKGKLVHTAAWDQSLDWSGQKIALIGNGSSAIQVLPQVQKTAKKVVTYVRSPT; from the exons ATGACGGACAATAAACCTTCTGTTACGCTAGGGAAGAGACCTTCAAACTGGGTGCCTCTCTTGGATGAACCCCTGCGTCAAGAACGCAAGCTTCGTGTTGTATGCGTTGGCGGCGGTTGGTCTGGAATGACCTTGGCCCACAAACTCACGCACGAACTCAAGTGGGATTATTTTATTGACCTCCAGATTTACGAGAAAAACCCTGACCTTGGCGGTACATGGTATGAGAACCGATACCCCGGAGCGGCATG TGATGTTCCTGCTC ATATTTATGTCTTTCCGTTCGAGTCTAATCCAAATTGGACCACTTTTTACGCCGACAGCCCTGAAATCTGGCAGTGCATGAAAGATACTGCTAAGAAATGGGACCTCGAGCGCCACATGTTGTTCAATTCCAAGGTCATCGATTCCATCTGGGATGAGTGCAGTGGTAAATGGCGACTCAAAGTTGACCATCACGGCGAGGTCATCCAGGACGAGTGCGACGTTCTCATTAATGCAACTGGATTCCTACA CAAGTGGTCTTGGCCCAATATTCAAGGTCTACACAACTTCAAAGGCAAGCTAGTTCATACTGCGGCTTG GGATCAATCACTAGATTGGAGTGGCCAGAAAATAGCCCTAATTGGTAACGGATCATCTGCCATCCAAGTCTTGCCACAGGTCCAGAAGACCGCCAAGAAGGTCGTCACATACGTCCGCAGCCCTACCTAG
- a CDS encoding uncharacterized protein (EggNog:ENOG41), with translation MDVLASAIRRLPMAINWSYNLTYLPVSDGYWFGDSPQKSCYLAEDPNLRWKQLHKSGNPSPKAWYIVINSFVYNCQLLLPDYKLESDPTTNMADVTILANCLYCTTNSLPSDLTYHGQALDFLTKKSPQDISRRQYHNDIYCIHIITQLVHCMIFQHQIAAEAPWMTPFQVNHLNAGNENKVSNHPLWSNYIKASEDVIAIERNSSGEHYKYTNPFMTNTLWIAAVAQIACRMFGPLSLNKQLADSNYELLCLNIDRSIAFWCGTDILKRRLTRVETSLRGLTAKQGSDNSSQNLAGFLTSETMTSHQDASSGSSNFSDPLTYTSTMGILWLVSSSSFPVT, from the exons ATGGACGTCCTTGCCAGCGCGATCAGACGCTTGCCCATGGCTATCAACTGGAGTTATAATCTCACTTATCTACCAGTTTCTGATGGCTACTGGTTCGGCGATAGCCCTCAAAAAAGCTGTTATCTCGCTGAAGATCCAAATCTCCGCTGGAAACAATTGCACAAGTCCGGCAATCCCAGCCCGAAAGCTTGGTACATTGTCATCAATTCCTTTGTATACAATTGTCAGTTGCTTCTGCCGGACTATAAACTTGAAAGCGATCCAACAACAAACATGGCCGATGTtaccatcttggccaactgCCTGTACTGCACGACTAATTCACTTCCCTCCGATCTTACCTATCATGGGCAGGCTCTTGACTTTCTCACTAAAAAATCTCCACAAGATATCAGCCGTCGTCAGTATCATAACGACATATATTGCATACATATAATAACGCAGCTTGTCCACTGCATGATCTTCCAGCACCAGATCGCTGCCGAAGCCCCCTGGATGACTCCGTTTCAGGTAAATCATTTGAACGCGGGAAATGAGAACAAAGTTTCGAATCATCCTTTATGGTCGAACTATATTAAGGCGTCTGAGGATGTTATTGCCATCGAACGAAATAGTTCCGGTGAGCACTACAAATACACCAACCCTTTTATGACCAATACGCTGTGGATAGCCGCAGTGGCACAAATAGCGTGCCGCATGTTTGGGCCTTTGTCTCTCAACAAGCAGCTGGCAGATTCGAATTACGAGCTGCTCTGTCTCAACATCGATCGATCGATCGCCTTCTGGTGCGGCACGGACATTTTGAAGCGTAGATTGACCAGAGTTGAGACCTCATTAAGAGGATTAACTGCAAAGCAAGGCAGTGATAATAGCTCACAAAACTTGGCCGGGTTTCTAACTTCAGAAACGATGACTTCTCACCAAGATGCGTCGTCTGGGTCGTCGAATTTCTCCGATCCGCTAACATATACTTCA ACTATGGGGATTTTATGGCTGGTATCGAGCAGCTCTTTCCCTGTGACATAA
- a CDS encoding uncharacterized protein (CAZy:CBM42~CAZy:GH54~SECRETED:SignalP(1-27)) — translation MFSKPIRERVGVVTLGLVAVGSQLVAAGPCDIYASGGTPCVAAHSTTRSLYGSYNGSLYQVRRGSDNATINIAPLSTGGVANAAAQDTFCKSTTCLISIIYDQSGHGNHITQAPPGGAAQGPLPGGLDNLASAIGAPVRLNGQKVYGTFIAPFTGYRNNDANGTATGDAAEGMYAVFDGTHYNTACCFDYGNAETNSRDTGNGHMEAIYFGTGDGSGRGTGSGSGPWIMADLENGLFSGFDPINNPADPTITSRFVTAIIKGEPNLWAIRGGNSASGSLSTYYSGVRPNNGYQPMSKEGAIILGTGGDNSDGAQGTFYEGVMTTGYPSDATENSVQADIVAAKYTYDPSLMTSGPALTVGSHISLRATTACCTTRYIAHTGGTVNTQVVSSSDSTALKQQASWIVHAGLGNSACFSFESVDTPGNYIRHSNYALVLNANDGSKIFSEDATFCPQAGINGQGNSFHSWSYPARWWRHYNAIGYIAANGGEHDFDSPTSFNDDVSFVVSAGFA, via the coding sequence ATGTTCTCCAAGCCGATCCGCGAACGCGTTGGCGTTGTCACTTTGGGCCTAGTTGCCGTGGGTTCTcagcttgttgctgccggACCTTGTGACATCTACGCCTCTGGTGGCACGCCATGCGTTGCCGCACACAGCACGACTCGTTCCTTGTACGGATCGTACAATGGCTCGCTCTATCAGGTTCGCCGGGGCTCTGACAACGCTACCATCAACATTGCGCCGCTATCTACCGGTGGTGTTGCCAATGCCGCCGCTCAGGACACCTTCTGCAAGTCTACGACGtgcctcatctccatcatctatGACCAGTCGGGCCATGGCAACCACATCACCCAGGCTCCTCCCGGCGGCGCTGCACAAGGCCCCCTGCCAGGCGGCCTTGATAACCTGGCCAGCGCAATTGGTGCGCCTGTCAGATTGAACGGTCAAAAGGTCTATGGCACCTTCATTGCACCCTTCACGGGCTACCGCAACAACGACGCCAATGGCACCGcaactggcgatgctgccgagGGCATGTACGCTGTCTTTGACGGCACCCACTACAACACTGCATGCTGTTTTGATTACGGAAATGCCGAGACAAACTCTCGTGATACCGGTAACGGCCATATGGAAGCCATCTACTTCGGAACTGGTGATGGTTCGGGTCGCGGAACGGGTTCGGGAAGCGGCCCCTGGATCATGGCCGATTTGGAGAACGGCCTTTTCTCTGGCTTTGATCCTATTAACAATCCTGCCGACCCAACTATTACATCTCGTTTTGTTACTGCAATTATCAAGGGCGAGCCAAACCTGTGGGCGATTCGTGGTGGAAACTCCGCCTCCGGCTCTCTGTCCACATACTACTCCGGCGTCCGCCCCAACAATGGATATCAACCCATGAGCAAAGAAGGAGCTATTATTCTCGGCACTGGCGGCGATAACTCAGACGGAGCTCAAGGAACCTTCTACGAGGGTGTAATGACGACGGGTTATCCTTCTGATGCTACCGAGAACTCGGTGCAAGCCGACATCGTGGCCGCCAAGTACACATATGACCCGAGTTTGATGACCAGCGGGCCAGCTCTGACCGTTGGATCTCACATTTCTCTACGTGCTACAACTGCCTGCTGCACTACGCGTTACATTGCGCACACAGGCGGCACCGTCAACACCCAAGTTGTCTCGTCGTCTGACAGCACCGCTCTGAAGCAGCAGGCCAGCTGGATCGTCCACGCCGGTCTCGGAAACAGTGCCTGCTTTTCTTTCGAGTCTGTTGACACTCCTGGCAACTATATCCGTCACTCCAACTATGCTCTGGTTCTCAACGCCAACGATGGCAGCAAGATTTTCAGCGAGGACGCCACCTTTTGCCCTCAGGCCGGCATCAACGGCCAGGGCAACTCGTTCCACTCATGGAGCTATCCCGCACGCTGGTGGCGACACTACAATGCCATTGGCTACATCGCAGCCAACGGTGGCGAGCACGACTTTGACAGCCCTACCTCGTTCAACGACGACGTGAGCTTCGTTGTCAGCGCAGGCTTTGCTTAA
- a CDS encoding uncharacterized protein (EggNog:ENOG41), producing MRQRLRQNSELINRLVPRFTAGCRRLTPGDGYLEALQEDNVKTTWSSIIGVTEKGMLTADGEEEVDIIVTATGFDVSYKPNWNLVGRNGATLNELWAKDLLSYLGIAAPEHPSYFIFAGPNTPVAHGVFPGSCDAMATYILKWCRKIASEDIKSICVLPDVIDDLDVWSQEMLSHTVWAAPCRSWYKNGRTDGRITAPHAGSVIHYRELLEDIWGEDFKIEYRSTNRFRFLGNGFTKRDINGEDLGYDLNAPAVKDA from the exons ATGCGCCAACGCCTCCGCCAAAACTCTGAGTTGATCAATCGTCTGGTCCCTAGATTCACTGCGGGCTGCCGTCGCCTGACGCCCGGTGATGGTTATCTGGAAGCTTTGCAAGAGGACAACGTCAAGACCACTTGGAGTTCCATAATCGGAGTAACAGAGAAGGGCATGCTGACGGCtgacggtgaagaagaagtcgacaTTATAGTCACTGCTACTGGCTTTGATGTGAGCTACAAACCTAACTGGAACCTTGTCGGGCGCAATGGCGCTACACTGAATGAACTCTGGGCGAAGGATCTTCTGAGCTATCTTGGTATTGCCGCTCCAGAGCACCCCAGCTACTTCATCTTTGCGGGCCCCAACACGCCCGTTGCGCACGGCGTATTCCCTGGCTCTTGTGATGCCATGGCCACTTATATCTTGAAGTGGTGCCGCAAGATTGCGTCAGAGGACATTAA ATCTATATGTGTATTGCCAGATGTGATAGACGACTTGGACGTGTGGTCCCAAGAGATGCTATCTCATACCGTGTGGGCTGCTCCATGCCGTAGCTGGTATAAGAATGGCAGAACCGATGGCCGCATTACTGCTCCACATGCTGGTAGTGTCATTCACTACAGAG AACTACTGGAGGACATTTGGGGAGAGGATTTCAAGATCGAATACCGTTCGACAAACAGGTTCCGCTTCCTTGGGAACGGATTCACAAAGAGAGATATTAATGGAGAGGACCTCGGCTACGATCTAAATGCGCCGGCTGTCAAAGACGCATAA